One genomic segment of Hordeum vulgare subsp. vulgare chromosome 2H, MorexV3_pseudomolecules_assembly, whole genome shotgun sequence includes these proteins:
- the LOC123426569 gene encoding probable phosphoribosylformylglycinamidine synthase, chloroplastic/mitochondrial, whose amino-acid sequence MASPGEITGASMLRLQCFPSNMGKQRPGFISARNPWLRRSRVVRHCLDLRHVCRLPKQRVTVSNKQPRHAPNASVYGAVSSPLIDSSVDEVESRSRIIHFYRKPLLQDNETEELLRKVQAKVSCNIIDIQTEQCFNVELEKALVSDKLATLQWLLAETYEPDNLQTRSFFEEEISSSPYSVLVEVGPRMTFSTAFSTNAVSICKALSLIEVTRLERSRRYLLHLQPGSGELDESQLNSFVALIHDRMTECVYPSKLTSFWSDVVPEPVSVIPVIERGREALEEINMKMGLAFDEQDIKYYTHLFRDDIKRNPTTVELFDIAQSNSEHSRHWFFNGKLVIDGETMASTLFQLVKSPLKANPNNSVIGFKDNSSAIKGHPVNHLRPSLPGSVSPLSLMMRELDILFTAETHNFPCAVAPYPGAETGAGGRIRDTHATGRGSFVVASTAGYCVGNLRMEELYAPWEDSSFSYPSNLASPLQILIDASDGASDYGNKFGEPMIQGFTRSFGTRLPNGERREWLKPIMFSGAIGQIDHAHIEKGDPEIGMLVVKIGGPAYRIGMGGGAASSMVSGQNDAELDFNAVQRGDAEMSQKLYRVVRACVEMGEKNPIISIHDQGAGGNCNVVKEIIYPKGAEIDIRSIVVGDHTLSVLEIWGAEYQEQDALLVKPESRSLLESLCERERVSMAVLGEIDGSGKIVLIDSAAVKYARLNDLPPPIPVVDLQLEKVLGDMPQKTFDFKRISRLGEPLDIAPEVTLMDILKRVLKLPSVCSKRFLTTKVDRCVTGLVAQQQTVGPLQLPLADVAVIAQTYTDLTGGACAIGEQPMKGLLNPKAMARLAVGEALTNLVWAKVTSLADVKASGNWMYAAKLDGEGADMYDAAVALADCMIELGIAIDGGKDSLSMAAQCDGEVVKAPGNLVISAYVTCPDITLTVTPDLKLGKDGVLLHIDLAKGKRRLGCSALTQAFDQIGNDCPDIEDVPYLKKVFEAVQELLGERLISAGHDISDGGLIVTILEMAFAGNYGVNLNIDSKDSGLLQALFAEELGLVIEVHSNDLAAVKKKLQAAGVSVNVIGEVNTIPEIELVVDGEMCLNESVSDLRDLWEETSFQLEELQRLKSCVKLEKEGLKSRTSPSWHLSFTPKFTDKEQLTTSSKPKVAIIREEGSNSDREMAAAFHAAGFEPWDISMSDLLNQKASLMEFRGIAFVGGFSYADVLDSAKGWAASIRFNLPLIQQFQEFYNRPDTFSIGVCNGCQLMALLGWVPGPDIGGSLGAGGDMAQPRFIHNESGRFECRFTSVAIGESPAIMFRGMEGSTLGIWAAHGEGRALFPDENVLSGVVNSNLAPLRYCDDANNATEVYPFNPNGSPLGIAALCSPNGRHLAMMPHPERSFMMWQYPWYPKEWQVEKGGPSPWLRMFQNAREWCS is encoded by the exons ATGGCATCTCCTGGGGAAATAACAGGAGCCAGCATGCTGCGCCTTCAATGTTTTCCTAGTAATATG GGAAAACAAAGACCTGGTTTCATCTCTGCAAGAAATCCTTGGTTGAGAAGATCACGAGTGGTTCGACACTGCTTGGACCTACGGCATGTTTGTAGGCTACCTAAACAGAGAGTTACTGTTTCAAATAAGCAACCAAGGCATGCTCCTAATGCTTCAGTATATGGGGCCGTTAGTAGCCCATTGATAGATTCATCAGTTGATGAGGTGGAGTCAAGATCAAGGATTATTCacttttaccgtaaaccattactTCAAGACAATGAGACTGAGGAGTTACTCAGGAAAGTTCAGGCAAAAGTTTCTTGTAATATTATTGACATACAGACCGAGCAATGTTTTAATGTGGAATTGGAGAAGGCACTAGTGTCTGATAAGCTTGCAACACTTCAGTGGCTCCTTGCAGAAACTTATGAACCTGATAACTTACAAACAAGGAGCTTTTTTGAGGAGGAAATTAGTAGCAGCCCTTATTCTGTCCTTGTTGAGGTTGGACCACGGATGACTTTTTCAACTGCTTTCTCGACCAATGCTGTCTCAATTTGTAAAGCTCTATCATTAATAGAAGTAACTCGCTTGGAGAGATCTCGAAGATATCTTTTGCACCTTCAGCCTGGCAGTGGAGAACTTGATGAAAGCCAACTCAACAGCTTTGTTGCTTTGATTCATGACAGAATGACAGAATGTGTTTATCCTAGCAAGCTCACATCATTTTGGTCAGATGTAGTTCCAGAACCTGTCAGTGTTATACCAGTCATTGAAAGGGGAAGGGAAGCATTGGAGGAAATTAATATGAAAATGGGGCTTGCTTTTGATGAACAAGATATTAAATACTACACCCACCTCTTCAGAGACGACATCAAGCGCAATCCAACTACCGTGGAACTTTTTGATATAGCGCAATCCAATAGTGAGCACAGCAGGCATTGGTTTTTCAACGGAAAGCTTGTGATAGATGGAGAGACCATGGCTAGTACTCTGTTCCAGTTAGTGAAGAGCCCCTTGAAGGCCAACCCTAATAACTCTGTAATTGGTTTCAAGGACAACTCAAGTGCAATAAAAGGACACCCAGTAAATCATCTACGTCCATCACTACCTGGCTCCGTTTCACCGTTATCCCTCATGATGCGCGAGCTTGACATTCTGTTCACAGCAGAAACCCATAATTTTCCATGTGCTGTGGCACCTTACCCAGGAGCTGAAACAGGTGCAGGTGGTCGCATAAGAGACACACATGCCACAGGAAGAGGTTCTTTTGTCGTTGCTTCTACTGCTGGTTATTGTGTTGGAAATCTTCGAATGGAAGAATTGTATGCACCTTGGGAGGATTCCTCCTTTTCATACCCATCGAACTTAGCTTCTCCTTTGCAGATCCTTATTGATGCTAGTGATGGTGCTTCTGACTATGGTAACAAGTTTGGTGAGCCTATGATTCAGGGATTTACAAGAAGCTTTGGTACGAGGTTGCCAAATGGGGAGCGTCGAGAGTGGTTAAAACCAATAATGTTCAGTGGAGCGATAGGCCAGATTGATCATGCACATATAGAGAAGGGGGATCCAGAAATTGGCATGTTAGTTGTGAAGATTGGTGGTCCAGCATATAGAATTGGTATGGGTGGTGGTGCTGCCTCAAGTATGGTTAGTGGACAGAACGACGCAGAGCTTGATTTCAATGCAGTGCAGCGTGGAGATGCTGAGATGTCACAGAAACTGTATCGTGTTGTCAGGGCATGTGTAGAAATGGGAGAGAAGAACCCAATTATCAGCATTCATGACCAGGGTGCTGGTGGAAATTGCAATGTTGTGAAAGAAATAATCTATCCTAAGGGTGCTGAAATTGATATCCGTTCAATTGTCGTTGGTGATCATACATTGTCTGTCTTGGAGATCTGGGGTGCTGAATACCAGGAACAAGATGCATTGTTGGTGAAGCCTGAGAGCAGAAGCCTGTTGGAGTCACTTTGTGAGAGAGAAAGAGTTTCAATGGCTGTCCTTGGTGAAATTGATGGCAGTGGAAAGATTGTTTTGATCGACAGTGCTGCTGTGAAGTATGCCAGGTTGAATGACCTTCCTCCTCCCATCCCTGTTGTTGATCTTCAGCTTGAAAAGGTTTTAGGAGATATGCCTCAGAAGACATTTGATTTTAAGAGAATTTCTCGATTGGGTGAGCCCTTAGATATTGCACCTGAGGTCACGCTGATGGATATTCTTAAGCGAGTATTGAAGCTGCCTTCTGTATGCTCAAAGCGTTTCTTGACCACAAAGGTTGACAGGTGTGTGACAGGTCTTGTTGCACAACAGCAGACAGTTGGTCCTCTCCAACTTCCACTTGCTGACGTCGCTGTGATTGCACAAACATACACAGATCTGACAGGTGGTGCTTGTGCCATTGGAGAACAACCAATGAAGGGTTTACTTAATCCTAAGGCCATGGCAAGGCTTGCTGTTGGGGAGGCCTTGACCAATCTGGTTTGGGCTAAAGTTACATCACTTGCCGATGTGAAAGCAAGTGGTAACTGGATGTATGCTGCAAAGCTTGACGGAGAAGGAGCAGATATGTATGATGCCGCTGTTGCGTTGGCTGACTGCATGATTGAACTTGGTATTGCAATTGATGGTGGAAAAGACAGCCTTTCTATGGCAGCTCAATGTGATGGTGAGGTAGTCAAGGCTCCTGGAAATCTTGTCATCAGTGCTTATGTGACCTGTCCTGATATAACTTTGACTGTCACTCCAGATTTAAAGCTTGGAAAGGATGGTGTCTTGTTGCACATTGACCTGGCTAAAGGAAAACGTCGGCTTGGTTGTTCTGCTCTCACACAGGCGTTTGACCAAATTGGAAATGACTGCCCAGACATAGAAGATGTTCCTTACTTGAAGAAAGTATTTGAGGCTGTTCAGGAATTGCTTGGTGAACGTCTTATTTCTGCCGGTCATGACATCAGTGATGGTGGGCTTATTGTTACTATTCTTGAGATGGCATTTGCTGGCAACTATGGTGTCAACCTCAACATTGACTCAAAAGACAGTGGCCTTCTACAAGCACTTTTTGCCGAGGAGCTTGGTCTTGTCATTGAAGTTCACTCAAATGACCTTGCTGCTGTAAAGAAAAAGCTTCAAGCAGCAGGCGTCTCTGTGAACGTAATAGGAGAAGTAAATACAATACCAGAGATAGAGCTGGTTGTTGATGGTGAGATGTGCCTGAATGAAAGCGTTTCAGACCTCAGGGATTTGTGGGAAGAAACGAGCTTCCAGCTTGAGGAGCTACAACGGCTGAAGTCTTGTGTCAAGCTTGAGAAAGAAGGCTTAAAAAGCCGAACATCTCCTTCGTGGCATCTGTCTTTCACCCCCAAATTCACAGACAAGGAGCAATTGACTACATCCTCTAAACCGAAAGTTGCCATCATTCGCGAAGAAGGGAGCAACAGTGATAGGGAAATGGCTGCTGCATTCCATGCTGCTGGATTTGAACCATGGGACATTTCGATGTCAGACCTCTTGAACCAAAAGGCCTCTCTAATGGAATTCCGTGGGATTGCATTTGTTGGCGGTTTTAGCTATGCTGACGTTCTAGATTCGGCAAAAGGCTGGGCAGCTTCTATTAGGTTCAACCTGCCCCTCATACAGCAGTTCCAGGAGTTCTACAATAGGCCAGATACATTCAGCATTGGAGTGTGCAACGGCTGTCAGCTCATGGCCCTTCTCGGTTGGGTGCCAGGACCAGATATCGGAGGTTCTCTTGGTGCAGGTGGAGATATGGCCCAGCCGAGGTTCATTCACAACGAATCTGGCCGTTTTGAGTGCCGGTTTACCAGTGTGGCCATAGGGGAGTCTCCTGCTATAATGTTCAGAGGAATGGAAGGCTCTACCTTGGGCATTTGGGCTGCTCATGGTGAAGGGAGAGCCTTGTTCCCAGATGAAAATGTTTTATCTGGTGTTGTGAACTCTAATTTGGCTCCTCTGAGATATTGTGATGATGCTAACAATGCCACTGAAGTCTATCCTTTTAACCCTAATGGTTCTCCTCTTGGTATCGCGGCCCTTTGTTCTCCTAATGGAAGGCACCTTGCTATGATGCCACACCCAGAGCGTTCCTTCATGATGTGGCAATATCCATGGTACCCCAAGGAATGGCAGGTTGAGAAGGGTGGTCCGAGTCCTTGGCTGCGCATGTTCCAGAATGCACGAGAATGGTGTTCATAG
- the LOC123426570 gene encoding histone H2A.Z-specific chaperone CHZ1-like: MATADGQSQPAATEPFPSPAKRKTDTDSEISPVDPPAKAARPGTDEEAAAEAKARVADKGKGKMVVDEEEEGGEESDDEESDDEEVEGDGDESDGLCEDPLSEVDLNNILPSRTRRCAPAQPGAYLVRPEEAAEDDEDDEDSDVDMAPGEESGDGEESD, from the coding sequence ATGGCGACCGCCGACGGCCAGTCCCAGCCTGCGGCCACCGAACCCTTCCCATCCCCGGCCAAGCGTAAGACGGACACCGACTCCGAGATCTCTCCCGTCGACCCACCAGCCAAGGCCGCCCGCCCCGGCACCGACGAGGAGGCCGCCGCCGAGGCCAAGGCCCGGGTCGCGGACAAGGGGAAGGGCAAGATGGTGGtcgatgaggaggaagaaggcggcgAGGAAAGCGATGACGAGGAAAGCGACGACGAGGAGGTCGAGGGAGATGGCGACGAGAGTGACGGCTTATGTGAGGATCCCCTCTCCGAGGTCGACCTCAACAACATCCTGCCGTCTCGGACCCGCCGCTGTGCCCCAGCACAGCCTGGGGCGTACCTGGTGCGACCAGAGGAGGCAGCGGAGGATGACGAGGACGATGAGGACTCGGACGTCGACATGGCTCCCGGGGAGGAGAGCGGCGACGGGGAGGAGAGCGACTAG